Proteins co-encoded in one Chroicocephalus ridibundus chromosome 6, bChrRid1.1, whole genome shotgun sequence genomic window:
- the PDE6C gene encoding cone cGMP-specific 3',5'-cyclic phosphodiesterase subunit alpha', whose translation MGEVNKDAVEKYLENNPQFAKEYFDQKMRAEVLGSIFKVSPGDVKEGVSFKDMSRLEESHILFELLLEIQDEGGTMEKTVHKALQRLAQLLAADRCSMFIFRSRNGIPEVATRLLDVTPTSKFEDNLVNPDNEAVFPLDIGIAGWVAHTKKFFNIPDVKKNNHFSDFLDKKTGYTTLNMLATPIMQGKEVLAVVMALNKLNATEFSKEDEEVFKKYLNFISLVLRHHHTTYLYNIECRRSQMLLWSANKVFEELTDIERQFHKALYTIRMYLNCERYSVGLLDMTKEKEFYDEWPIRLGEAEPYKGPKTPDGREVNFYKIIDYILHGKEEIKVIPTPPADHWCLVSGLPTYVAENGFICNMMNAPADEYFSFQKGPVDETGWVIKNVLSLPIVNKKEEIVGVATFYNRKDGKPFDEYDEQIIETLTQFLGWSVLNTDTYDKMNKLENRKDIAQEMLMYQTKATPSEVESILKYKEKLNVNSLEECDQKDLIRILKEELPDPKDLELYEFRFSDFPVTEHGLITCGIRLFFEINVVEKFKVPAEVLTRWMYTVRKGYRDITYHNWRHGFNVGQTMFTLLMTGKIKKYYTDLEAFAMVAAAFCHDIDHRGTNNLYQMKSAAPLAKLHGSSILERHHLEYSKTLLQDESLNIFQNLNKRQFETVLHLFEVAIIATDLALYFKKRTMFQKIVDAIEKMETEEEAIKYISIDPTKKEVIMAMMMTGCDLSAITKPWEVQSKVALMVANEFWEQGDLERTVLQQQPIPMMDRNKGDELPKLQVGFIDFVCTFVYKEFSRFHKEITPMFDGLQNNRVEWKTRADEYEEKMKVLEEQKKKEEEAAAKKAENGGGGGGEEVKSKTCIIL comes from the exons ATGGGAGAAGTAAATAAAGATGCCGTTGAAAAATACTTGGAGAACAACCCCCAGTTTGCCAAGGAGTATTTCGACCAAAAAATGAGGGCAGAAGTGCTGGGAAGTATCTTTAAAGTGAGCCCTGGAGATGTGAAGGAAGGAGTCAGCTTCAAAGACATGTCCCGTCTGGAGGAGTCTCACATACTTTTTGAGCTGCTACTAGAAATCCAGGATGAAGGAGGCACTATGGAAAAGACAGTGCACAAGGCCCTGCAGAGGCTGGCACAGCTGTTGGCAGCTGATCGGTGTAGTATGTTTATTTTTCGTTCCCGAAATGGTATTCCAGAGGTAGCCACCAGGCTTCTCGATGTCACTCCAACTTCCAAGTTTGAGGACAATTTGGTGAATCCAGACAATGAGGCTGTTTTTCCTCTGGACATCGGGATAGCAGGATGGGTTGCTCATACCAAGAAGTTTTTTAATATACCTGATGTGAAAAAG aacaaccatttttctgactttctggaCAAAAAAACTGGTTATACAACACTCAATATGTTGGCAACCCCAATTATGCAGGGTAAAGAGGTGCTTGCTGTTGTGATGGCACTCAACAAATTAAATGCCACTGAATTCTCAAAAGAGGATGAAGAG GTCTTTAAAAAATACCTCAATTTTATATCTTTGGTCCTAAGACATCATCATACGACATATCTCTACAATATTGAATGCCGAAGAAGTCAG ATGCTTTTGTGGTCTGCCAACAAAGTGTTTGAAGAGCTAACAGATATAGAACGGCAGTTTCACAAAGCACTGTATACTATTCGAATGTATTTGAATTGTGAAAGGTACTCTGTTGGTCTGCTGGACATGACTAAAGAGAAG GAGTTCTATGATGAGTGGCCAATCcggctgggggaggcagagcctTACAAAGGCCCCAAGACACCTGATGGACGA gaaGTCAACTTTTATAAGATTATTGACTATATTttacatggaaaagaagaaatcaaagttATTCC GACACCTCCAGCAGATCACTGGTGTCTTGTCAGTGGATTGCCAACATATGTTGCTGAAAATGGATTT ATTTGTAACATGATGAATGCACCAGCAGATGAATATTTCTCATTTCAG AAAGGACCAGTGGATGAGACTGGATGGGTTATCAAAAATGTCCTGTCATTGCCTATTGtcaacaaaaaagaagaaattgtggGAGTTGCAACATTTTACAATAGGAAAGATGGAAAACCTTTTGACGAGTATGATGAACAGATCATTGAA ACTCTCACACAGTTCCTGGGGTGGTCTGTTTTAAATACTGACACTTATGACAAAATGAACAAGCTTGAAAACAGGAAAGACATTGCTCAGGAAATGCTTATGTACCAGACAAAGGCCACCCCTTCTGAAGTTGAATCTATACTG aaatacaaGGAGAAATTGAATGTAAATAGTCTAGAAGAATGTGATCAAAAGGATCTTATCAGGATTTTG AAAGAAGAATTACCTGATCCAAAAGATTTAGAACTGTATGAATTCCGCTTCAGTGACTTTCCTGTTACAGAGCATGGCCTGATAACTTGTGGAATACGACTGTTCTTTGAGATAAATGTTGTTGAAAAGTTCAAAGTCCCAGCTGAG GTCCTTACCAGATGGATGTACACAGTCAGGAAGGGTTATCGAGATATCACTTACCATAACTGGCGACATGGATTCAATGTGGGACAAACAATGTTTACTCTGCTCATG acaggcaaaataaagaaatactacACTGATCTAGAAGCCTTTGCCAtggttgctgctgctttctgccatgACATTGATCACAGAGGGACCAATAACTTGTATCAGATGAA GTCAGCTGCTCCACTGGCAAAACTTCACGGCTCTTCCATTTTAGAAAGGCATCACCTAGAGTACAGTAAAACCCTACTGCAAGATGAG AGCTTAAACATCTTCCAGAACCTAAATAAGCGCCAGTTTGAAACTGTTCTACACTTATTTGAAGTTGCAATAATAGCAACTGACTTGGCTTTATATTTCAA gaaaagaaCTATGTTTCAAAAGATCGTGGATGCAattgaaaaaatggaaacagaagaggAGGCAATTAAATATATATCTATTGACCCAACCAAAAAAGAAGTCATCAT gGCTATGATGATGACTGGATGTGACCTGTCTGCTATAACCAAGCCGTGGGAAGTGCAAAGTAAG GTTGCCCTCATGGTTGCAAATGAATTCTGGGAGCAAGGTGACCTGGAACGAACTGTGCTACAGCAACAACCAATT CCTATGATGGACAGAAACAAAGGAGATGAACTACCTAAGCTCCAAGTTGGTTTCATAGATTTTGTGTGTACATTTGTGTACAag GAATTCTCAAGGTTTCACAAGGAAATTACACCTATGTTTGATGGTCTTCAAAACAACAGGGTTGAATGGAAAACAAGAGCTGATGAATATGAAGAGAAGATGAAAGTTCttgaggaacaaaagaaaaaggaagaagaagcagcTGCCAAAAAAG